From a single Solanum dulcamara chromosome 4, daSolDulc1.2, whole genome shotgun sequence genomic region:
- the LOC129884517 gene encoding cyclin-dependent kinase inhibitor 7-like isoform X1: MKTSMGDYLKKCEKIRAGMKVKEIGNGGLRTRDNDVEVTSNSMISSTKRRKFDDSVTDVDFSENSTSQATSVTSVHIPTNSQCSSCNESGEVMMKNVLESLDLKVRLNAEEFATDNSASFNGGFRENFKPIDQPNLPSEQCEDSEDMESSSTTTNKSSSAASAHRKKASASKVPPEAEIEEFFSAAEKREQKRFAEKYNYDIVKDAPLEGRYQWVSLKP; the protein is encoded by the exons ATGAAGACTTCCATGGGAGACTATCTTAAGAAATGCGAGAAAATCAGAGCTGGGATGAAGGTGAAGGAGATTGGAAATGGAGGTTTGAGGACAAGAGATAATGATGTGGAGGTTACGAGTAATTCTATGATCTCCTCAACTAAGAGAAGAAAATTTGATGATTCTGTAACTGACGTTGATTTTAGTGAGAATTCAACTTCGCAGGCTACATCTGTAACGTCTGTTCATATTCCGACGAATTCGCAGTGTTCGAGTTGTAATGAGTCTGGTGAAGTTATGATGAAGAATGTATTGGAATCGTTAGATCTGAAGGTGAGGTTAAAT GCCGAGGAATTCGCAACTGACAATTCGGCTTCTTTTAACGGCGGTTTCAG AGAAAATTTCAAGCCAATTGATCAGCCGAATCTACCTAGTGAGCAGTGTGAAGACTCGGAAGATATGGAGTCATCATCCACAACAACCAACAAATCATCTTCGGCTGCCAGTGCTCACCGGAAAAAGGCGTCTGCATCGAAGGTTCCACCAGAAGCGGAAATTGAAGAGTTCTTTTCAGCCGCGGAAAAGCGCGAGCAAAAAAGATTCGCAGAAAA GTACAATTACGATATCGTGAAGGACGCGCCATTAGAGGGACGTTACCAGTGGGTTAGTTTGAAGCCTTGA
- the LOC129884517 gene encoding cyclin-dependent kinase inhibitor 7-like isoform X2 codes for MKTSMGDYLKKCEKIRAGMKVKEIGNGGLRTRDNDVEVTSNSMISSTKRRKFDDSVTDVDFSENSTSQATSVTSVHIPTNSQCSSCNESGEVMMKNVLESLDLKAEEFATDNSASFNGGFRENFKPIDQPNLPSEQCEDSEDMESSSTTTNKSSSAASAHRKKASASKVPPEAEIEEFFSAAEKREQKRFAEKYNYDIVKDAPLEGRYQWVSLKP; via the exons ATGAAGACTTCCATGGGAGACTATCTTAAGAAATGCGAGAAAATCAGAGCTGGGATGAAGGTGAAGGAGATTGGAAATGGAGGTTTGAGGACAAGAGATAATGATGTGGAGGTTACGAGTAATTCTATGATCTCCTCAACTAAGAGAAGAAAATTTGATGATTCTGTAACTGACGTTGATTTTAGTGAGAATTCAACTTCGCAGGCTACATCTGTAACGTCTGTTCATATTCCGACGAATTCGCAGTGTTCGAGTTGTAATGAGTCTGGTGAAGTTATGATGAAGAATGTATTGGAATCGTTAGATCTGAAG GCCGAGGAATTCGCAACTGACAATTCGGCTTCTTTTAACGGCGGTTTCAG AGAAAATTTCAAGCCAATTGATCAGCCGAATCTACCTAGTGAGCAGTGTGAAGACTCGGAAGATATGGAGTCATCATCCACAACAACCAACAAATCATCTTCGGCTGCCAGTGCTCACCGGAAAAAGGCGTCTGCATCGAAGGTTCCACCAGAAGCGGAAATTGAAGAGTTCTTTTCAGCCGCGGAAAAGCGCGAGCAAAAAAGATTCGCAGAAAA GTACAATTACGATATCGTGAAGGACGCGCCATTAGAGGGACGTTACCAGTGGGTTAGTTTGAAGCCTTGA